Proteins encoded in a region of the Geobacillus genomosp. 3 genome:
- a CDS encoding Glu/Leu/Phe/Val family dehydrogenase, protein MIVTKEDSKENLNPYEVAKKQIETAAEKLGLEPHIVEMLKRPMRVLSVSFPVKMDDGSIQIFEGYRSQHNDALGPTKGGIRFHPDITLDEVKALSMWMSFKCAVVGLPYGGGKGGVICDPRTLSTGELERVSRGFIEAISQIIGPDKDIPAPDVYTNPQIMGWMMDTYSRMNHAFSPGVITGKPLIIGGSKGRNEATARGCVITIQEAMKKLHLPLKGATVAIQGFGNAGRIAAKLLAELGCKIVAVSDSTGAIYDPDGLNLATVEHVKDHQTLLDYGAQYEIEPSQLLELDVDILVPAALENAITAANADRIQAKIIAEAANGPTSPEADQILSGKGIMVIPDILANAGGVTVSYFEWVQNLMNYYWSEEEVNQKLADIMVRSFHAVHETAEQYGTDLRTAAYIISIKRMAEAMKARGWV, encoded by the coding sequence ATGATTGTCACAAAAGAAGACTCCAAAGAGAACTTAAACCCGTACGAAGTCGCCAAAAAGCAGATTGAAACCGCAGCGGAAAAACTTGGTTTGGAGCCTCATATCGTTGAAATGTTAAAGCGTCCTATGCGTGTCCTGTCCGTGTCCTTTCCTGTGAAGATGGATGACGGTTCCATTCAAATATTTGAAGGCTACCGTTCCCAACACAACGATGCCTTAGGTCCAACTAAAGGCGGAATCCGATTCCATCCGGATATCACACTAGATGAAGTAAAAGCATTATCGATGTGGATGTCGTTTAAATGTGCGGTTGTCGGCCTTCCTTACGGGGGAGGAAAAGGGGGGGTTATTTGTGATCCGCGAACGCTAAGCACCGGGGAGCTCGAACGAGTCAGCCGCGGATTTATTGAGGCAATTTCGCAAATCATCGGTCCGGATAAGGATATCCCCGCTCCTGATGTATATACAAATCCACAAATCATGGGCTGGATGATGGATACATACAGCCGCATGAATCACGCTTTCTCTCCGGGAGTGATCACCGGAAAACCGCTTATTATTGGTGGTTCAAAAGGTAGAAATGAAGCGACGGCACGCGGCTGTGTCATTACCATTCAGGAAGCGATGAAAAAACTCCATCTGCCATTAAAAGGAGCTACGGTTGCGATCCAGGGATTTGGAAATGCAGGACGCATTGCGGCAAAATTGCTCGCTGAACTCGGATGTAAAATTGTGGCTGTCAGCGATTCAACAGGCGCCATCTATGATCCGGACGGATTAAATCTCGCAACAGTCGAACATGTAAAAGATCACCAAACTTTGCTTGACTATGGTGCCCAATACGAAATCGAGCCATCGCAGTTATTAGAACTCGACGTCGATATTTTAGTTCCAGCCGCCTTGGAAAACGCCATTACCGCTGCCAATGCCGATCGTATCCAGGCAAAAATTATAGCGGAAGCGGCAAACGGGCCAACTTCTCCGGAAGCAGACCAAATTTTGTCGGGCAAAGGCATTATGGTCATTCCCGATATCCTTGCTAATGCGGGCGGCGTCACTGTTTCTTATTTTGAGTGGGTACAAAACTTGATGAACTATTATTGGAGCGAAGAAGAAGTTAATCAGAAACTAGCCGATATCATGGTCCGAAGCTTCCACGCAGTTCACGAAACCGCTGAACAGTACGGGACAGATTTGCGTACTGCTGCTTACATCATTTCAATCAAACGAATGGCAGAAGCTATGAAAGCACGCGGTTGGGTATAA